A segment of the Salmo trutta chromosome 3, fSalTru1.1, whole genome shotgun sequence genome:
ATGTTGATGGTGGAGTTGAGCTCAGGGCTGCCTTGGTCGAGGTAGATGATGAACTCGATGGGAAGAGGTCCTGTACACTCAGCTCCATTGAAGGTGAAGTACCAACGCTGGCAGCAGGCTGTCTTACACTTCAGCCTCAGGGAGCCGCTGAAGAGCACACGCAGGGCACTGTCTGAACGCAGCTTGGTGAATGTACAGTCCTACCGGGGAGACACGAGAGGTGGAGAGGAAATCCTAACACTAGCATCCAATGATAGCATCTTcaatgttttatgttttgtattcATGTCTCGTTTCAATTCAGTGTGAATAATACAATGTTGTTACTAGTAATTACACTGTTAGTACAGAGGCTTAAGAGCAAATTAAAATAACATGTTAACAAATGCTTTTCTCTAAACGAACACAATCAACATTATTATGGATGATCAATATAGTAATAATGCTGATGTAACTATATTACTCTGTGCCCCAGATCCTGTCTAATGAGCATTGCCAGCCACTTACAGCTATCTTGCCCAGGTCGATCCCATAGTTGAGTGAGTTCCAGGCACACTGCTTGTAGTTGGGTTTCCATGGCTCCTCAAAcacctcactcacacactctcctttctcccccttgATGCCATCACGCCCCGGGATGCCAGGGGTCCCAGGGATGCCATTGGTGCCAGGGTTACCCTCCCTGCCAGGGGTGCCAGCCGGACCCTGGGGGCAGCTGTTGTactggagaatgagagagggagggagagaggaagagatggagggagagagagagagacactgttaTAATGGGGaacaagagggagagacagactgtTCTAATAACATACCACCTAGAGTTAAGAAATACCAGGTTGTCATCTAAGCATCATATGACCTACATCAAATGTATGTGCCCACATTCATGACAATGGACATCTAGACCTGTAATGGATAATGGTGGACACGGACCTCAGCttaatgtctagttttgatttacagttGATTGAGTTgtctaatgtgaattcaacatgaaatcaacagaAATGTGAACCTTGTCATGAATTTAGGTTAAAacttgggtgaaaaaaagacaaacatttatgaaattcctttacgttgatgacttttt
Coding sequences within it:
- the LOC115182161 gene encoding collagen triple helix repeat-containing protein 1 isoform X2, which encodes MVSALTRLLLLTCVILPFHGAEKLRKALDRKDVEYEKYNSCPQGPAGTPGREGNPGTNGIPGTPGIPGRDGIKGEKGECVSEVFEEPWKPNYKQCAWNSLNYGIDLGKIADCTFTKLRSDSALRVLFSGSLRLKCKTACCQRWYFTFNGAECTGPLPIEFIIYLDQGSPELNSTINIHRTSSVEGLCEGIRAGLVDVAIWVGTCADYPRGDASTGWNSVSRVFIEELPK
- the LOC115182161 gene encoding collagen triple helix repeat-containing protein 1 isoform X1, with amino-acid sequence MVSALTRLLLLTCVILPFHGAEKLRKALDRKDVEYEKCTGNDADKPNCTRISAESDSRTSYLNNMYNSCPQGPAGTPGREGNPGTNGIPGTPGIPGRDGIKGEKGECVSEVFEEPWKPNYKQCAWNSLNYGIDLGKIADCTFTKLRSDSALRVLFSGSLRLKCKTACCQRWYFTFNGAECTGPLPIEFIIYLDQGSPELNSTINIHRTSSVEGLCEGIRAGLVDVAIWVGTCADYPRGDASTGWNSVSRVFIEELPK